The Juglans regia cultivar Chandler chromosome 2, Walnut 2.0, whole genome shotgun sequence genome includes a window with the following:
- the LOC118347693 gene encoding uncharacterized protein LOC118347693: protein MDNDTIETPRDRDLWSDGFEDVLIDLLYEDTLMDRLRGGRITTADNLRLAERLSAIGPKKFNCDQVKGKIGRLKRRQREFTDLMKQTGLGWDPERKAPVASEEHWANAIRVRSSWKHYKTHGCPKYELLCAIFGCSVATGTMGRASTDPAPDSDDERLLEKDMQNSGQPVIDQEPLHSHRPFSASYASGSRRRQRGGLPFENDALHQQMSETLDEIKRSNEARRKAAEEVMESSRSRKRSKGFGTSMESDGAFDLQMHCMRLLEEVQPTLPLDQFNKAFDRLLSTRVQRSFVSISDERRSQWAWSLI, encoded by the exons ATGGACAATGATACCATCGAAACCCCACGTGATCGGGATTTATGGAGCGATGGGTTTGAGGATGTCCTCATTGACCTCTTGTACGAAGACACCCTCATGGATAGATTGAGAGGAGGGAGGATTACAACCGCTGATAATCTGAGGCTTGCTGAGCGGTTGTCTGCTATTGGCccaaaaaaattcaattgtGACCAAGTGAAAGGGAAAATTGGGAGGCTCAAGAGAAGACAACGCGAGTTTACTGATCTTATGAAACAAACCGGTTTGGGGTGGGACCCAGAGAGGAAGGCACCAGTTGCTAGTGAGGAACACTGGGCAAATGCTATAAGG GTTCGTTCATCGTGGAAACATTATAAGACCCATGGATGTCCAAAGTATGAACTGCTTTGCGCAATTTTTGGTTGTTCAGTTGCCACTGGGACAATGGGGCGAGCATCGACCGATCCTGCCCCAGATAGTGACGATGAGCGGTTGCTTGAGAAGGATATGCAAAATTCTGGGCAACCAGTGATTGATCAAGAACCCTTGCATTCACACAGACCATTCTCCGCCTCCTATGCCAGCGGGTCTCGCAGACGACAAAGGGGAGGGCTGCCATTTGAAAACGATGCCCTTCATCAGCAAATGAGCGAAACCCTTGATGAAATTAAACGTAGTAACGAAGCGAGACGGAAGGCTGCTGAGGAGGTCATGGAGTCGAGCAGGTCAAGGAAGCGAAGTAAAGGTTTTGGCACTAGCATGGAGTCGGACGGAGCTTTTGATCTCCAGATGCATTGTATGAGGTTGTTGGAAGAAGTGCAACCTACCCTACCTCTTGATCAATTTAACAAGGCCTTTGACCGTTTATTGAGCACTCGGGTCCAGAGATCGTTCGTTTCAATCTCGGATGAACGCAGAAGTCAGTGGGCTTGGAGTCTAATTTGA
- the LOC108980194 gene encoding protein ALP1-like yields MDHETSSAETRSIETNSEIDDTSSSISHNSEADEFMRTYPSSGDEAAMQEVNLINVMYSTSQSWGRRVPMPHHNIGLRGDQYIQAVLNGNPASCKEMFRMEVPAFRYVCDLLRGSLIMDPTERVSVEESLGIFCLLVGHAQGQRIVGDRFQHSSETINRHVVTVMRSLHELGRTVIRPTHTHGVHPYTAGNHHNYPWFEKCLGALDGTMISASAPARRANAYRNRYNRIAQNVLCLCDFDMKFTYVYTGWEGTAHDARVFLDALSRARNGFPWPDPGYYYLVDSAFPCIEKFMPPYPRERYHRSDRYGARQFRGYKDYFNFRHSSLCNVIECTFALLKNRFQILEAMPRYRPSRQGMIVTACCTLHNLIKTVTPNDEYIQHALGLQFNGGNMPEGEDVDETEEVVDMSHESAGAMAAQRDGIGIPMWAYRNGG; encoded by the exons ATGGACCATGAAACCAGCTCTGCGGAAACCCGATCGATTGAGACCAACAGCGAGATAGACGATACTTCATCAAGTATCTCTCATAACAGTGAGGCGGATGAGTTTATGCGGACATATCCCTCTAGTGGAGATGAAGCGGCAATGCAGGAGGTAAACCTTATTAATGTGATGTACTCAACATCTCAGAGCTGGGGGCGTCGGGTTCCAATGCCCCACCACAATATAGGTCTACGGGGGGACCAATATATTCAAGCGGTGTTGAATGGAAACCCGGCGAGTTGCAAAGAGATGTTTCGAATGGAAGTACCTGCATTCCGGTATGTATGCGACCTGCTACGGGGGTCATTAATTATGGACCCTACAGAGAGGGTCTCAGTGGAGGAATCATTAGGCATTTTTTGCCTACTCGTTGGCCATGCACAGGGCCAACGCATCGTAGGGGACCGTTTCCAACATTCTAGCGAAACTATTAACCGACACGTTGTGACGGTGATGCGCTCGCTACATGAGCTAGGCCGGACCGTGATTAGGCCGACACACACTCATGGGGTCCATCCGTACACTGCGGGAAACCATCATAATTATCCATGGTTTGAG AAATGTCTTGGTGCGTTGGACGGCACAATGATATCAGCTTCTGCACCAGCTCGTAGGGCCAACGCATATAGAAATCGTTATAATCGGATTGCACAAAATGTGTTATGCTTATGTGACTTTGATATGAAGTTCACGTATGTGTATACTGGATGGGAAGGCACAGCCCATGATGCACGAGTTTTTCTGGATGCCCTTAGTCGAGCTCGGAATGGATTCCCATGGCCAGATCCAG GATATTATTATCTCGTCGATTCCGCATTTCCTTGTATTGAGAAGTTTATGCCGCCATATCCACGAGAGAGGTATCATCGATCTGATCGTTATGGTGCCCGCCAGTTCCGGggttataaagattattttaactttCGTCATTCCTCGCTGTGCAATGTTATTGAGTGCACATTCGCGCTTCTGAAGAACCGGTTTCAGATATTGGAAGCGATGCCTCGATATCGCCCAAGTAGGCAAGGGATGATTGTGACTGCATGTTGTACTCTGCACAACCTGATTAAGACGGTGACGCCGAATGATGAATACATTCAGCATGCATTGGGGCTTCAGTTCAATGGAGGAAATATGCCTGAGGGAGAGGATGTGGACGAGACGGAAGAAGTGGTAGACATGTCTCATGAGTCAGCCGGAGCGATGGCTGCACAGAGGGATGGGATTGGGATTCCTATGTGGGCTTACCGGAATGGGGGATGA